The proteins below are encoded in one region of Halogranum gelatinilyticum:
- a CDS encoding aldehyde dehydrogenase family protein, whose translation MGQDDTVYQHYIGGEWTDGESTETFESENPATGETLGTFQRGTEADIDVALAEADEAYEEWRELSHIDRAEYLWDIYHELRERTEELAEVVTKECGKEISEGRADVIEAYHMVEWAAGDARHPKGDVIPSEIPAKDAYMRRKPRGVVGCITPWNFPVAIPFWHMAVALVEGNTVVWKPAEQTP comes from the coding sequence ATGGGTCAGGACGACACAGTATACCAACACTACATCGGCGGTGAGTGGACGGACGGCGAGAGCACGGAGACGTTCGAGAGCGAGAACCCCGCGACGGGCGAGACCCTCGGCACGTTCCAGCGCGGGACCGAGGCGGACATCGACGTCGCACTCGCCGAGGCAGACGAGGCCTACGAGGAGTGGCGCGAACTGTCGCACATCGACCGCGCGGAATATCTCTGGGACATCTACCACGAGCTCCGCGAGCGGACCGAAGAACTCGCAGAAGTCGTGACCAAAGAGTGCGGCAAGGAAATCTCGGAAGGTCGCGCGGACGTCATCGAAGCGTACCACATGGTCGAGTGGGCCGCTGGCGACGCTCGCCACCCCAAAGGCGACGTTATCCCGAGCGAGATTCCCGCCAAGGACGCCTATATGCGCCGCAAACCTCGCGGCGTCGTCGGCTGTATCACCCCGTGGAACTTCCCGGTCGCCATCCCCTTCTGGCACATGGCCGTCGCCCTGGTCGAGGGTAACACCGTCGTCTGGAAGCCCGCCGAACAGACGCC
- a CDS encoding proline dehydrogenase family protein: MIPPIANNFVAGETPEGALDHVADLNESGVKGILNLLGEHYDERPPADADADAYIDLIERIDRTGLDCCVSVKPSQIGLDVGGEVFAENFRRIVEAGDDHGVFVWCDMEDYTTIDTTLDTFEAVAREFDGGVGLCVQANLKRTRADLERLADVPCKVRLVKGAYDEPPEVAYKEKSKVDEAYREYLAFMFANFDGGIAVGSHDPKMIEHALELHEEHGTSFEIQMLMGVREDAQEVLAVDGVDVYQYIPYGGKWVSYFYRRVRERKENALFALRAVLG, encoded by the coding sequence ATGATTCCGCCGATTGCGAACAACTTCGTCGCGGGCGAGACTCCCGAGGGGGCGCTCGACCACGTCGCCGACCTGAACGAGTCGGGTGTGAAGGGGATACTCAATCTGCTCGGGGAGCACTACGACGAACGGCCACCGGCCGACGCCGACGCCGACGCGTACATCGATCTAATCGAACGCATCGACCGCACCGGTCTCGACTGCTGTGTCTCGGTCAAACCCTCCCAGATCGGTCTCGACGTGGGCGGGGAGGTCTTCGCGGAGAACTTCCGCCGCATCGTCGAGGCGGGCGACGACCACGGGGTGTTCGTCTGGTGCGACATGGAGGATTACACCACCATCGACACCACGCTCGACACGTTCGAAGCCGTCGCCCGTGAGTTCGACGGCGGCGTCGGTCTCTGTGTCCAGGCGAACCTCAAGCGCACGCGCGCTGATCTCGAACGCCTCGCCGACGTCCCCTGCAAGGTCCGACTCGTGAAGGGAGCCTACGACGAACCGCCGGAGGTCGCCTACAAGGAGAAGTCGAAGGTCGACGAGGCCTACCGCGAGTATCTGGCGTTCATGTTCGCGAACTTCGACGGTGGTATCGCCGTCGGCAGCCACGACCCGAAGATGATCGAACACGCCCTGGAGCTCCACGAGGAACACGGCACCAGCTTCGAGATTCAGATGTTGATGGGCGTGCGCGAGGACGCCCAAGAGGTGCTCGCCGTCGACGGCGTCGACGTCTATCAGTATATCCCCTACGGCGGCAAGTGGGTCTCGTACTTCTACCGTCGCGTGCGCGAGCGCAAGGAGAACGCGCTGTTCGCGCTTCGGGCCGTCCTCGGATAG
- a CDS encoding ABC transporter substrate-binding protein: MTRRDVLKTTGAGGLVVLGSTAGCLESSDGSGDGGSDGGSGDGGSGDGGSETTDSSGDGGSMQDTYTIGMVNSLTGSLAPYGERNERGLQLALADINDVGIGSNGAEFAVVQEDSESVNQSGVNAARKLVTQDGVPLLIGAVGSGVSIAIYDSVVSGTDVVQISQNSTSPELTNKPGLMRMSPSGSAKGQALANLVGQDHDTVAVTWINNDYGTGLSDVFADSFEGDVAYNTPHDQDQSSYRGILSEMAATDATAWVMITYANEFTIMVNEAYDQGYHEQVEYYGAESTVADAITENTEPGSMESMTGITESAPVDQESYQNFASTFEDEFGSAPSVWSAYAYDAVTVAAIATEAADEFTGAALQEVVRDVTRPEGEAVYTFEDAKAILEDGGGPSDVNYEGVSGPVDLDENGDPPGFYQVYEVNDHTYEFGDFITG; the protein is encoded by the coding sequence GTGACGCGCAGAGATGTGCTGAAGACGACGGGCGCAGGAGGCCTCGTCGTGCTCGGATCGACCGCTGGCTGTCTGGAGTCCTCGGATGGCTCCGGTGACGGCGGGAGCGACGGTGGGTCCGGTGACGGTGGCTCCGGCGACGGCGGGAGCGAGACGACCGACAGCTCCGGCGACGGCGGGAGTATGCAGGACACGTACACCATCGGGATGGTCAACTCCCTCACCGGGTCGCTCGCGCCGTACGGCGAGCGTAACGAACGCGGGCTCCAGCTCGCGCTCGCGGACATCAACGACGTCGGTATCGGCTCGAACGGTGCGGAGTTCGCCGTCGTCCAGGAGGACAGTGAGAGTGTGAACCAATCCGGCGTCAACGCGGCCCGGAAGCTCGTCACGCAGGACGGCGTCCCGCTGCTCATCGGCGCGGTCGGCTCCGGCGTCTCCATCGCCATCTACGACAGCGTCGTCTCCGGCACCGACGTCGTCCAGATTTCACAGAACAGTACCAGCCCCGAGCTGACAAACAAGCCCGGACTCATGCGGATGAGTCCGTCCGGCTCGGCGAAGGGACAGGCACTCGCGAATCTGGTCGGACAGGACCACGACACCGTCGCCGTCACGTGGATCAACAACGACTACGGGACGGGGCTGTCGGACGTCTTCGCCGACTCGTTCGAGGGCGACGTCGCCTACAACACCCCGCACGACCAGGACCAGTCCTCATACCGTGGCATCCTCTCGGAGATGGCCGCGACCGACGCCACCGCGTGGGTGATGATCACCTACGCCAACGAGTTCACCATCATGGTCAACGAGGCGTACGACCAGGGCTACCACGAGCAGGTGGAGTACTACGGCGCGGAGTCGACCGTCGCCGACGCCATCACCGAGAACACCGAGCCGGGCAGCATGGAGAGCATGACCGGTATCACGGAGAGTGCCCCGGTCGACCAGGAGAGCTACCAGAACTTCGCGAGTACCTTCGAGGACGAGTTCGGCTCGGCCCCGTCGGTCTGGTCGGCGTACGCCTACGACGCGGTGACGGTCGCGGCCATCGCGACCGAGGCAGCCGACGAGTTCACCGGTGCGGCACTGCAGGAGGTCGTCCGCGACGTGACCCGCCCCGAGGGCGAGGCCGTCTACACCTTCGAGGACGCGAAGGCGATCCTCGAAGACGGCGGTGGCCCGAGCGACGTCAACTACGAGGGCGTCTCCGGACCGGTGGACCTCGACGAGAACGGTGACCCGCCGGGGTTC
- a CDS encoding helix-turn-helix domain-containing protein, whose translation MSQTETAAGTRLTLELWHPNCWAIESTEQTGGGVLAHAIYNSPTVTSESVNGLFTAFGDSESEVEALLDQIRESPYAGSVQELQERFGRNVRNDAPGNVVREFFLEYNPRDMVCPTLLKHGFVHSAPVRIEDGQEYWQVCFAGNRKEIEPSLDGVREDAGAEVSVSRITTSDTGTSERERRMSSLTTTQREVFELARDRGYYQWPRGISTRELASELGVSKTTMLEHLRKAESKLLDPDD comes from the coding sequence ATGAGCCAGACGGAGACGGCAGCGGGGACCAGACTCACACTCGAACTGTGGCATCCGAACTGTTGGGCAATCGAGTCCACAGAACAGACCGGTGGTGGAGTACTGGCGCACGCCATCTACAACTCGCCGACGGTGACGAGCGAGTCGGTCAACGGACTCTTCACGGCGTTCGGCGACAGCGAGAGCGAAGTCGAAGCCTTGCTCGACCAGATCCGGGAGTCGCCGTACGCGGGGTCGGTCCAAGAGCTCCAAGAGCGGTTCGGACGCAACGTCCGCAACGACGCCCCCGGAAACGTCGTCCGCGAGTTCTTCCTCGAGTACAACCCGCGGGACATGGTGTGTCCGACGTTGCTCAAACACGGGTTCGTCCACAGCGCGCCCGTTCGGATCGAAGACGGCCAGGAGTACTGGCAGGTCTGTTTCGCTGGCAACAGAAAAGAGATCGAACCGAGCCTCGACGGCGTGCGCGAGGACGCCGGTGCCGAGGTCAGCGTCTCGCGTATCACCACGTCCGATACGGGGACGTCCGAGCGCGAACGGCGGATGAGTTCCCTCACGACGACCCAGCGGGAGGTGTTCGAGTTGGCACGCGACCGCGGCTACTACCAGTGGCCACGCGGCATCTCCACGCGGGAACTCGCGTCGGAACTCGGCGTCTCGAAGACGACGATGCTCGAACATCTCCGGAAGGCGGAGTCGAAACTGCTCGACCCCGACGACTGA